From Thalassophryne amazonica chromosome 5, fThaAma1.1, whole genome shotgun sequence:
AGTATCTTTTTCCTTTTGGCTGGAGTACCACAACCATTAATGTTCCATGTTACTATATTAATGTGCCCACTACTCATTGATGTTGCCAGCATCACATTTGCCCATGTTTGATTGTAAAGTCAGACCATTCCCTAGTTCACTGTGACAAGTGAGTGCCAAACCTCTGCCGTAATAAACATAAAAAGAGAACATAACCTCGCATCCTGTAACAGGACCAACAAACGAACATAGAAATAACCCTAACTCAAATACCACTGTCCTTAAAAAGAACATGACGGCGTAATCCGTCATCCCTTGCTGATTCCGGTCCGTGTGGGTCCTATGGACGGTTACGTCCATTCACTTCACCCACCACATGGTTGTGACCCCCCCATACATCCCCATCGTATTCTTCAAAACAAAATTCTGCTCTCCGTAATGTGTGCATCAGTCAGTCATCTCCCTCCGTGGTTGTAATATTTTCCCGGATGAAGCGTTCTGCTTTCTTCGGATCAGTGAATCTCCATCTCTTCCCCTTCCACGTGAATCTCAGATGAGCAGGATGTGCCAGTATGTGTTTCACCTGGTGCTGCCACAATGTTTTCATAATCGGGAGAACTGCCTCCGCCTGTCAGAACGCTCCTTGGTCATATCTTCGTAGATCGAGAGAGTGCAGTCCTCCCATTTCAGACCCCTTTCTTTCTCTGCCACTGCAAGAACTTTCTGTCGAGCTGAGTAACGTAGAAATTTGGTGGTGGTTGATTATCTTCCGGTCTTGGCCCTCCGCTTCTGTGGCTCCTCTCAATCTCATACTCATCTCCCTCCAGGTTGAAGCCGTCCCACAATATCTTCCTGACATAGTCAATCAGGGTGGTTCCTGCTTCTTTACCTTCCTTAAGTCCAATTAACCTGATGTTTTTCCGTCTGCTTCGATTTTCCTGCTCCTCTGCCCGGTTCCAAAGTTGCTCCACTCGCTGTGTTAGCCACGTGTTTTCATTAGCTGCATTAGCAGTGCTATCCTCCACATTAGCAATGCATGTTTCGGCTTCCTCCATTCGTGTCTGGAGGCCACTCAATGTGTTTTTCAGCTCCGTAGTGTCCGACTTTATTATTGACACGTCAGTTGCCACTTGATTTAAAGTAGTCCCAATTTTCGTAATCTTTAATCTTAAAAGATCTTCAATGTTGTTTTTCTGGCTTGCCTCTGGGCTAGCAGGGCTAGCTTACCTGATAGCAGTAGTTTTCAGACGGGTCTGCACACTTCGTTTCTGTTGATTCATCGTAAGCTTCGAACGCTTTATTTTTCTGCTTCGCCGATGACTAGGTAAAAACACTGTTGGTAACAGCCATAAACTATTTACAGAGAGTTATTGTAATTTAGTTATAAATAATTGTCGACGGCGACCGAGAGCATATCTAAGGGGCAGCCATTTTCCAGGTACCCCTCACGTGACTCAATGAAAACACACCAGTATTTTTGATCTctaaagtgaggacatttttacttcaagaggaaacaaaaataaaagtacttgttTGCTTACAGTTCGCCTTGTACCCAGTGCCACTAACACTGTCAAGCCAGGTTTCGACTCTTCCAACTTACGTTTGTACATTTGAAAACGTTTTTATTTCTTTGGATGTGGTAGAGTTTTGGGTGTACCAGGCAACCCATGACAGGACCAGAAAGGTGGGCACATGGAGATGCAGATGTGAAAGTCTGAGGTCTACCCACTCTACCTGGCGTTGGGAAACAAAAATCCCTGACCCTTTCTACACAGGCACCCCCCCCATGATAAcgggctgaatgtctgtttggtttctcctgaagtctatgattagctccttggttttggatgtgttcaggagcaggttattttctctacagcACACCATCAGCTGCatgggactggtgtcccatccacggAAGTCAAAGACTctaatctgcttcatgctacacaGTCCAGAGATGAGCACCAGCAGGCCTCAGGTCCTAGAGAGGGTGACGTTTTTAGTCTGCTCTttactattttttatttatttatttgtactgtTGTCACCCCTGTAGCTGGGGGGGGCTGGCATTGGTTTGTGTCATTGGTTGGCTTGTAAGTGCGATTGCTGTGAAATTTAAAGGTGTAGGGTCTCCAAACTTACAGGAAAGGTGTATCACGTAAAGGCTCGATCAGGTTTGACGATGGATGACCTTGAAGATTTTTATAACAAAAGCAGAACCctaaatggactgcttttatacagtgctttacaattatgcctcacattcaccccaatgtcagggtgctgccatacaaggcgctcactacacaccaggagcaactagaggattaaggaccttgcccaagggcccttagtgattttccactcaggtttgtatttgaaccaaggatcctctggtctcaagcccaacaccttaaccacaagaccatcacctcccctgagttttatttttcatcCATTGACCTCAGGACCAGTATGACAAAGAAAAGAAGCAAAGTCCGGCTTTAAAAACAGAGTGTGGAAGGAAGGAAACGTTGGATCACCAACCAGTGCTTCAGGGATCACCAGAAGGTTCGACCCTATTACCTCCCGTGTCTCATGCCttcgttaggggaggtgatggtctagtggttaagagttgtgcttgagaccagaggatcctctgttgaaatcccggcctgagtggaaaatcactaagggcccttgggcaaggtctttaatcccctagttgctcctggtgtgtagtgagcgtcttgtatggcagcagcctgacgtcAGGGGGAATGTGAGGTGTCCTCCGTTGGCTTTGTTCCTTGTGGGTTTCAGCTGCTGTCAGTGTTGTGGCGCTGAGCGTGTTGTTGCTTCTCTTTTGTCAGATTCTACATGTTCCTGTGCTCGGTCTGTAATAAAGGCTCGGAGTACATCCGGCGTCTGCCGCTGCGCTGGGTGGATGTGGTCCAGCTTGTCCTCTACAACCTGTCTGTCAGCAGTAAGAAGAAGTACTTTGAGCTGGATGAAATCCTGGCCTTCGCCTCCTCAAACTGGGAGTGTCTGCAGCTGGGGAAGGTACCCGATGAGTGGGACACTGTTCATGACAGTTATTTTAACCGTTCAGACTCCCCAAGACTCTCGTCTTCACACAaaccagatatttccaaattgcTTATTTTAGTATCATCATAAAACAGATTAAACAACACAAAATCAgctgaaggtgtttttttttttattctgttgaTGTTTCTGTTAAAGTATCTAAAAATAAAGACTTGAATTTCTTGCTTGGATGTAACAACAGTCAGAAGCAGGAATCCTTAAAGTGTGGTCACAGTTGCTGGATGAGTCAGAATCCTCGGATCCTGAGTCCAGATCCATTAGTGTTCTGAGGATCAGACCTGTCACCAAGTTCTTCAGCTTTAGACCGATGTGTGTCTGCAGGCTAAACTCTTTGTTTGTTTAGTTGACCAACACACCTCCGGCAGAGAGGGGGCAGCACCTGCTGGATGCGCTCAACAAGTACAAGAGCAAGTAAGCAGCACATGCACACACTCCATGACTGTAAGAGcatgcaatgtgtgtgtgtgtgtgtgtgtgtgtgtgtgtgtgtgtgtgtgtgtgtgtgtgtgtgtgtgtgtgtgtgtgtgttacacatCTGTGTGTTTTCTCATGTGTGCAGGTTTCTGTGCGGGAAAGAGATCAAGAAGAGGAAGTGCATTTTCCGACTTCGGTCTCGCGTCCCTCCCAACCCCCCCTCCAAGCTGTTTCCTGAACGTGGTCAGAGCGATGGGGGGTGGGGCCATAAGAGGGGCGTGGCAGGGACCAGGTAGCTGACAATCACTGGCTCTAAAtcattgtgggggtttttttattgttgttttgaaATGTCGTGTTTGAGTACAGAGGGGGCGTGGCTTGTTTCCTGCGCTCATTTGTTTTTTGGATTTCTAATCGATAATTAGTATGATGTGTGTGCGCGCAGTTCTTCAGCAgacaggaagaagaagaaaaagtccaAGTGGCTTCTGGAAGACGCCATCCCCAATGTAAGCCTTGTTTAAAGCACTTTGCTCGCTGACTGACAGAGTCCTGGTTTGGTGACCCTGATCCCCCGTTGGTCTGCAGAATGAGCTGTCCTGCAGCTGGACCTCCAACCATCACATGGCCACCATCTTTGACTTCACCATGGACGAACTGCACAGTCTGAAGAGGTGAGGGCCCGTCCATGTTGCTCCTCCCTGGTTCTGGATTGTGGGCTCAGCCTGCAGACGTTCTGTGGTTCTGATCAGTAATCCTAAAACctctatttattttctgttcctcCTCTTCAGTAGTTCCAGCAGAACTGTCAGCGTGGATCAGGACTCCACTGATGCCTCCACTTCAGGTTCTGCTTCGACCAGCAGCGCCTCCTACCACTTCAGGTACCAGACAGTCCCCCTGCAGCTCAGTCACAGGGGCCGCAAAACAGCCACCTTCAGTGAGAGTCACATGACCTCGGTGGAGTCTGTTCAAAAGAAAACAGACTTTCTTACTGAGGAACCAAGGATGCACTTAGTCTGGCTCTTTGTCACCATCACCAGTGTAGTGTGAATGTGGCCAAAGGatcaatatttatgatcagattgTACTCTGGGTTCACGGTCTGCTGCATATGTgaaaaattgaaataaaataaaaaggtgggagtTCTTACATTCACTTTGACTTTGTAGACAGCTTGAACCAAATAACCATGTGGGCGTGTCTGAGGGGCCGAGCCTCCGCCCACCCATATTTTTTTGAAGAATGGTTTATTAGCGATTGACACGTTCAACTGGAGCTGGCCCCTTTATCTACTGTGGACTCCGGTTAGAGAGTGACATGGAAGCACAGTTGGCACAGGAAAGCACTACTGTAGCCAGTATGGTCtctgaaataataataacataaccaTATCACATGATATGCACTCCACTGCAAACAACCAGCCTGCATCAGTtacagatatacaacccctggcaaaaatgatggaatcaccggcctcggaggatgttcattcagttgtttaattttgtagaaaaaaagcagatcacagacatgacacaaaactaaagtcatttcaaatggcaactttctggctttaagaaacactaagaaatcaggaaaaataattgtggcagtcagtaacggttacttttttagaccaagcagagggaaaaaatatggactcactcaattctgaggaaaaaatgatggaatcatgaaaaacaaaagaacgctccaacacatcactagtattttgttgcaccacctctggcttttctaacagcttgcagtctctgagtcatggacttaatgagtgacaaacagtactcttcatcaatctggctccaactttatctgattgctgttgccagatcagctttgcaggttggagccttgttatggaccattttcttcaacttccaccaaagattttcaattggattaagatccggactatttgcaggccatgacattgaccctatgtgtctttttgcaaggaatgttttcacagtttttgctctatggcaagatgcattatcatcttgaaaaatgatttcatcatccccaaacatcctttcaattgatgggataagaaaagtgtccaaaatatcaacgtaaacttgtgcatttattgatgatgtaatgacagccatctccccagtgcctttacctgacatgcagccccatatcatcaatgactgtggaaatttacatgttctcttcaggcagtcatctttataaatctcattggaacggcaccaaacaaaagttccagcatcatcaccttgcccaatgcagattcgagattcatcactgaatatgactttcatccagtcatccacagtccacgattgcttttccttagctcattgtaaccttgtttttttctgtttaggtgttaatgatggctttcgtttagcttttctgtatgtaaatcccatttcctttaggtggtttcttacagttcggtcacagacgttgactccagtttcctcccattcgttcctcatttgttttgttgtgcattttcgatttttgagacatattgctttaagttttctgtcttgacgctttgatgtcttccttggtctaccagtatatttgcctttaacaaccttctcatgttgtttgtatttggtccagagtttagacacagctgactgtgaacaaccaacatcttttgcaacattgtgtgatgatttaccctcttttaagagtttgataatcctctcctttgtttcaattgacatctctcgtgttggagccatgattcatgtcagtccacttggtgcaacagctctccaaggtgtgatcactcctttttagatgcaaactaatgagcagatctgatttgatgcaggtgttagttttggggatgaaaatttacagggtgattccataatttattcctcagaattgagtgagtccatttttttttcccctctgcttgggctaaaaaagtaactgttactgactaccacaatctttttttcttgatttcttatagtgtttcttaaagccagaaagttgccatttgaaatgactagttttgtgtcatgtctgtgatctgctttttttctacaaaattaaacaaccgaatgaacatcctccgaggccggtgattccatcatttttgccaggggttgtacaaacctATTAATTGTCCAATGAAAGCATAATTACAAACATTGCAAAGATAGAGCACTGCCATAGGTTAGCATCTTAGCATAACAACATTAACACATGTACATCGAGCAAGCTCAGACCACTAACATTGCAAATGTGATAACATAATATAAACTATAACTGTATAGTACTACAGGTTCAAACAAATAAGCCTCAAAATATCATCAAATacacacttacagtagtgttcagaataatattagtgctgtgtgactaaaaagattaatccaggttttgagtatatttcttattgttacatgggaaacaaggtaccagtagattcagtagattctcacaaatccaacaagaccaagcattcatgatatgcacactcttaaggctatgaaattgggctattagtaaaaaaaaaaaaaaagtatcttaGGTGACAAGGAAGCAGGAACCGTGCCTCTTAGGTGACAAGGAAGCAGGAAACGTGCGTCTTAGGTGACAAGGAAGCAGGAAACGTGCGTCTTAGGTGACAAGGAAGCAGGAAACGTGCGTCTTAGGCGACAAGGAAGCAGGAAACGTGCGTCTTAGgcagggtttgccttttagaataaatagttgtgtgccttaagggcaccaaaatctaaaaaaaagtttggtgcccctcagaaaagttTGGTACCAAACCTACCGTTACGCAGCATAGCGGCAAAGcaactaggggggtctgggggcatgccccccacaaaattttgatataaaaggatgcaaattgtgcattctgctgatatctggggcagatttggggtgaaattatggaagaacagggatccgcacagccagttagctccaaaacaagcctttaataacacaccaaaggtgacgtttcaggcctcgcccttcatcagacaggatgaaattatggaagggaatttttgtgtttttggagtaatattttctgaaatttcgaaattttctaaccttgtcagaagctgagatgaccccatgccaatatgcacaggcagattggcatggggtcatctcagctgccgatgttttattaaacatccagcccattaacaatcatggctgccatgagtgttgattacacttgtgattacagaaaatctattagcagtcatcatggtcatctgccattctctgcagcacttcaaggtgttcttcctcagaatcagaattaagctcagaatctaaggcagctcttccctcaaaaactctgtcataattgtgtttataaaccagtcaccatttgcttttattatacatctgtgtagttaataaataaaataatcttcacggatgatttgctcgcgcgcacacgtagagaaatataaaaaactctccactggctgctgttcgctcttccctcaaaaacgctccatttgatctgtgtataataaaacgcggcattacaaacagagaagaacattttttgatgacgttttgtgtaTGCGTCTGTCTCAAagtcaaattctgcacaaattttgtccaaatttgatagatttctgtacagttatgaaatacaaaaggtggattccagtcgggaatgcaagtctaaagagttgtgtgcccgtccccaaagtagggtgccacAGGTTCCCGGGTAACTGCTAAAATCGAACCCTGGTCTTAGGTGACAAGGAAGCAGGAAACGTGCGTTTTAGGTGACAGGGAAGCAGGAAATGTGCTGCTGGAGTGAAGGCTTTAATGAGCTGTTAAAGGAAatggatgcttttttttttaaactttgtctaCTTACAAGAAATCGTGCATCCCTACCTGACCTCTGACCCTTGACCTCTGTGCTTTGTGTCTTCAGAGAGAGGGTGGGTAGCAGGAAGAGGAAGTTGCCTAGCAACAGCTACAGTCTGCGGTCCAACGGTAATGATGGAGGGGAGGAGAGTTCTGGGCTCCTACAAGACCATGAAGCAACAAACCACGGCCACTTGACATCAGACTCCTCCCATTTTCTGTCTGACTCCTCCCACCTTCACTCTTCCATCTCCTCTTACTTTGGATTGGCAGGCAGACTGACCAATGGTGAGCGGTACCAGGTTTTGGCTCGACGCGTCACTCCACAGGGAACTGTCCAGTACCTGCTGGAGTGGGAGGGGACAACACCTTATTAGCATGTTTGCAGTCTGAATCTGCTTTGATTCCTCCCCGACAGCTTTCAGTTTAAATTCAGCCAAAGACACTCCACTGTTGCCATGGCAACAGGAGCTGGAGTTTGTTCTTTCAGAGCCACATATGTGAATTCAAAAC
This genomic window contains:
- the phf19 gene encoding PHD finger protein 19 isoform X2, whose protein sequence is MFEDLVQVFCGREPQVSPVGGAGHTGRGLDEEEGGVSSLTMGQFVLCHWSDGLYYLGKIQRVSPPRQSCFVMFEDNSKFWVLWKDIQHAGVPGEEPRCSVCGEMELNFDSQSDEANQILICGKCGIGFHQQCHVPPVEGSSGLSPWFCRRCVFALAVRKGGALKKGPIAKALSAMKQVLLYDLDSLDWDSQHRTNQQQCYCYCGGPGEWYLKMLQCFRCHQWFHEACTQCLQEAMMFGDRFYMFLCSVCNKGSEYIRRLPLRWVDVVQLVLYNLSVSSKKKYFELDEILAFASSNWECLQLGKLTNTPPAERGQHLLDALNKYKSKFLCGKEIKKRKCIFRLRSRVPPNPPSKLFPERGQSDGGWGHKRGVAGTSSSADRKKKKKSKWLLEDAIPNNELSCSWTSNHHMATIFDFTMDELHSLKSSSRTVSVDQDSTDASTSGSASTSSASYHFRERVGSRKRKLPSNSYSLRSNGNDGGEESSGLLQDHEATNHGHLTSDSSHFLSDSSHLHSSISSYFGLAGRLTNGERYQVLARRVTPQGTVQYLLEWEGTTPY
- the phf19 gene encoding PHD finger protein 19 isoform X1; the protein is MFEDLVQVFCGREPQVSPVGGAGHTGRGLDEEEGGVSSLTMGQFVLCHWSDGLYYLGKIQRVSPPRQSCFVMFEDNSKFWVLWKDIQHAGVPGEEPRCSVCGEMELNFDSQSDEANQILICGKCGIGFHQQCHVPPVEGSSGLSPWFCRRCVFALAVRKGGALKKGPIAKALSAMKQVLLYDLDSLDWDSQHRTNQQQCYCYCGGPGEWYLKMLQCFRCHQWFHEACTQCLQEAMMFGDRFYMFLCSVCNKGSEYIRRLPLRWVDVVQLVLYNLSVSSKKKYFELDEILAFASSNWECLQLGKLTNTPPAERGQHLLDALNKYKSKFLCGKEIKKRKCIFRLRSRVPPNPPSKLFPERGQSDGGWGHKRGVAGTSSSADRKKKKKSKWLLEDAIPNNELSCSWTSNHHMATIFDFTMDELHSLKSSSSRTVSVDQDSTDASTSGSASTSSASYHFRERVGSRKRKLPSNSYSLRSNGNDGGEESSGLLQDHEATNHGHLTSDSSHFLSDSSHLHSSISSYFGLAGRLTNGERYQVLARRVTPQGTVQYLLEWEGTTPY